In a genomic window of Lepisosteus oculatus isolate fLepOcu1 chromosome 3, fLepOcu1.hap2, whole genome shotgun sequence:
- the LOC102682693 gene encoding probable gluconokinase, protein MILVLMGVCRCGKSTVGASLANKLGWTFFDGDDYHPKENRDKMANGIPLTDQDRIPWLLILHDIILRELSGGKHAIMACSALKKFYRELLVFGSDILHLNPSELQHDLAKEILFVYLHGSMELICKRMAARKGHFMAASLIQSQFDILEPPSEDENSITVDIDSGIQEITAEIEKALSSHL, encoded by the exons ATGATACTTGTCTTAATGGGAGTATGTAGATGTGGGAA GAGTACTGTGGGAGCATCTCTAGCAAACAAG CTAGGATGGACTTTTTTTGATGGAGACGACTATCATCCCAAAGAAAACAGAGATAAAATGGCAAATGGAATACCACTAACTGATCAG GACAGGATTCCTTGGTTACTCATTTTGCATGACATAATCCTAAG GGAATTGTCTGGTGGGAAACATGCGATCATGGCATGCTCTGCTCTGAAGAAATTCTACCGAGAGCTGCTGGTGTTTGGATCAGATATTTTACACTTAAATCCCAGTGAGCTTCAGCACGATCTTGCAAAGGAAATACTGTTTGTGTACCTTCACGGGTCCATGGAGCTCATCTGTAAAAGAATGGCTGCCAGAAAAGGACATTTCATGGCTGCAAGTTTGATTCAGTCCCAGTTTGACATCCTGGAGCCCCCTTCTGAAGACGAGAACTCTATTACTGTGGACATTGACAGTGGCATCCAAGAAATTACAGCTGAGATAGAGAAAGCTCTTTCTTCACATTTGTAA